Below is a window of Xyrauchen texanus isolate HMW12.3.18 chromosome 1, RBS_HiC_50CHRs, whole genome shotgun sequence DNA.
ATGATATACAATAGTTCATCACATTACTACATTCACCATGCCCAAAATACATAACATTCAAATTGTCCCCCTTTTTTAAATCATAGATAAGTATTTAAGTGAAATTTCAGTGACATGTTTACCACTATACTAGAAATGTCCCCATTTTTCATTTCACAAATCTGGTCACTTTATTGTTAAACATTCAGGAAGAGGAAGGAGATGAAGACAACATAAATGAAGAGATAAAAAAACAGTGATTTTTCACAAGCTTTCATCCTTGTCCCATCTTGCATCAGGGGACACTTCTGGCATTTTGTCTCTTCTTTTTCCTCATTTTCATCTGTGATGTCGACAGAAGTCACCTCTGCGACCCTAATATTGCAAACTGTCACTCAGAATAAGTGAGTTTATCAACACACATCTAATCGGCCAACCTCTCCATGGGGAATTTAACCATCTGCGGATACAGCGAGGAGCTTTTACCTCCCTTTCCTGCTCAGAGACGAGGAGGCATTGCCCTGTGCTCACATAATTATCAACGATAAAGATCCATGCTAACTAGAATGTAATGGTATATTAGTGCCACAGACACATTTAGACACCCAAATGATATGGATTCTGCAGTTGAAAGTCAGAGGTCAATGATGCAATGGGAAAGATGTGGGATTTGTGACATCTGTGAGCTTAAAAGGGACCATAGATGAGTTTAAAAACACAATAGTtcatataacacatttttaaaggatTGCAGTTTAGACACAAAAACACTAAACAAGTACGAATAACCATCAAAGTCTGACTAAAAAATTATGAGAATGATGCAAGATCAGCagaaatataattactgtatatttctGTGGCCTTTTTCCGCAAATTGTTTCAATTTGGGGCTGTATTCTACTCAATTGAaagttgttcttttttttacaaagttccCTAGActtattcaagtcaagtcaagtaatatTTACTGGCATGACTGTTATTCTTCCTCTTACAGTTGCAAGTGAGCTcaatttcttctttttatttattaatttatttatttattgccagaCCATGGGCTGTCACAGTGTAGGTGTATGGGCATGTGTTTCCGTGTTTGTGACATTGAAACAGCAGCAGGCTCCATATTGTCCTTCATCTGTTTATGGTAATTATGGCTTTCATACCTTCTAAGCACAGGAGGCTAGTCGACCCTGTTCCATATGAAAGGTTTCAATGCATTTTAGGAGAACAGCTGCACtatttacaaagaaaaaatatatttaaaaaaaacaccctTTGTAtcaagcatgtgtgtgttttctttttcttatatAAAGGATGAAATATCATGTGCTCATCACTGTGAAAGCCCTCCCTATATTCATTGTGCGAAAAATTCAATAACGTGTTATTAAAAATGCTCGCAGCCATTGTAAAGAAGACCCGCACGTTTAAACCAAGAGGGTGAGCTGATTAtgcatttaaatgagactgtgatTCATGGAAAGAAAAAAAGGTGAATAAAAGactgaaaaacaaaatgtgcCATGCAGAACAATAAGCTGCAACAATTGAATCTACATTCTGAcatatttacatgttttataCAACACTCGAGAGGGCTGTTCTGGACTCTAATTGCTGAGGGGCGCTCTATGTAGCCAGATAGGGCAGTAATTTCAATATCCACTAGCTACCCAAGGGCCTTCATATGACAGCCCAGTAAACGCAATGTGTTACAGCATACTGAAACCTTGCTCTCATGTTGACTCAGCCAAAGTGGTCCTTTAAGAAGTAACTGCTATATCACATTTCACTTACCCTTTAATTTGTGTTTCTCTTCTCATTTCACCCCAACTCCTCCCTAAATTTCCATTTCTCCTCTTTCTACCTAGTTTGCCCCTCTATCTCTTCTGTTCTCTTCACTTTCTCACTCTCTTTTCCCTCCTCACCTCTTCCCCTCTGTCTCCTCTTTTCTCCTCCCTCCATGgccctttcttttttctctctcagtgCCTTGTCACTCATCAGTGGCTAACCTTAAGGTTAGCAGAGGTCAGGTAAGATCAATAGGTCAACTCCTTGGTACAACTGCCCCATATCTTGCTTACTCTCTTCTCGTCTGCATCACAGATGAGTCCTCTATACtggaaaaaaagcaaaaaataaataaataattaatccaTACTTCATTTTTTGCCTCACCCCCCTAAATGACACAACAGCCAATCCTAGTAACAGGAACCTAGCAACAGCAACAACTATCTAATTTCATGTATCATCACATTTAGCCAATAGGCGCTATGCACGTCGCAGTTCCGGGTTCGCGTGTACTAGGCTATCAACTTCCGGTTCAACTTCCTgtttatacacagacagatatGGCTCTCTTTTATAGTCGTTGTCTTCAGCACTTACCTTGTCTGACGGTAAATGATGTAGACCGACTCATAAAAAAATCATGTGCTGCTCCTAACAGGTTTCGAGTGGTGTGATTTTGTTGTATGTGCACAAGAGGACATGCTTGTTGAgcgtatatacaaaaatattgatgtaatGCGCACCATTAGAGACCGAgcagatctgttttttttttaccactacctACTGAAGTGTTTGCATGTTTAGGTCATTTTTAGATAACCAGTGAAGTATTTCTCAATTTCTACAATTGTACAAATGTTGCTTTATTTAATGACTGTGTGTTACAGTGTGGCCACATACCACTGGTGGTCCATTCAATTATAATATACagcattatatttattgtattcttatttatatacactataaacaatatatatacatatatacacaaaatactcatatatatatatatacacacacatactatatttatacaatataatatatatacacctatctattatattacattagacatgtatatgtacatatatatttagatttgtataggctagttaataaatacatatcagaatcagaatcagaatcagctttattgccaagtatgcttacacatacaaggaatttgtctaggtgacaggagcttccagtcaacaacaatacaaacaataccaaaaacagcagcaagacataggtaattaaaaacaaaaaagaacacaaaataaataattatacatatacgtacatacactcaccttcatacatacccacatacacacgtagtgcaaatctaatacaatctgttatataaagaacaaaaacctgtatattatgtacagagcaatgtaagtaatggcagaagtggataagttggataatataaatttaaattaaaattaaactgtgtattgcacataattattgctcaatggggcaatttaattgttcattagatggatggcctaaggaaaaaactgttcctgtgtctgacgttttttttcctcactctggaagtgtacagttcttgaagggggggcagagggcaaccaataatcctctcagcagaccgaactgtcctttgtagtcttctgatgtctgatttcgtagctgcaccaaaccagacagttattgaagtgcagaggacagactcagtgactgctgagtagaactgtttcagcaggactggtggcaggttgaactgcctcagctggcgaaggaagtacaacctctgctgggcctttttcacaatggagtcgatgtgtatctcccacttcaggtcctgtgagatggtagtgcccaggaacctgaatgactccactgctgccacagtgctgtttagaatggtgaggggggacaatgttggggtgttcctcctaaagtccacaataatctccactgttttgagcgtgttcagctccaggttgttttgactgcaccagacagccagccgttcaacctcctttctatatgcagactcatcatcatctcggatgaggccgatgacagtggtgtcgtctgcaaacttcaggagcttgacagaggggtccttggtggtgcagtcattggtgtacagggagaagagtagtggggagagcacacatccctggggagcaccagtgctgatggtacaggtggtggaagtgaattttccctgcctcacaagctgctgcctgtccttcAGAAATCTgttaatccactgacaggtagaggtgggaacagggagttggtttaacttattccagagtatatctggtatgattgtgttgaaagccgagctgaagtccacaaaaggatccttacatatgtccctggtctgtccagatgttgcaggatatgatgcaaacccatgttgactgcatcatccacagatctgtttgctcgataagcaaattgaagggggtccagaaagggtccagtgatgtccttcaggtgggccaacaccagtctctcaaatgacttcatgaccacagatgtcagggcgacaagtctgtagtcattaagtcctgtgattttaggtttcttagggacggggataatgactGATAATGctgcgtttgaagcagcatgggacttcacactgctccagtgatctattgaagatctgagtgaagatgggggccagttggttagcacaggaacgaaggcaagctggtgagatgccatctggtcctggagccttccttgtcctttgcttccaaaagacacggcacacatcgtcctcacagatcttgagtgcaggtagtgtagcaggaggggggaggaggggggttgcaggaggtgttaatggttgtgtgaaatgaaggtccgttgttatgcattatgaaattataataaaaaatgcataaggAAACACTGTCTTAGTTTTGTCTGTTGATCAGAGTTATGAACAGAGTGTGAAATCCATAGTTTTTACAAAAGTATatgtacaatatttacatttaccttAGCACATTAACAAGGATGAGGGTTTTTAGACTCAGTGGCTCCTGCCTTGACAAGTGGTCCACATTGGTAGTTCACAAGCAAACATGCCACTGTAAACAGTTGGTTTATGCTACCAGAAATGGACAAGGGGATGACTGTGTCAAACAACTTATGCTCCTTCACTCGACGGATAAGACATTCAACATGTACCCTGAGCCTGGccacagactgagtgtgtgtCACTTCATGAGGTAGCATTTGTTTTCCCTTGGTCAGGAAAACAGGCCGGTGAACTTTGCATGGCACTAGGCTGTCAATTAAGAAGTTCTTATCCACCATGATGGCCATGTCAGTAGTAAGAAGGTTAATGAtccctgactgtttgaacaactccCTGTCACTTATAGACCCTGCATAGAGTCCAGACAAAAATGTTATTGCACCATGAGGTGCCATTCCTATTAAAGCCTTGAATGTGCAGTGAGACTTATAGTTTGAAAAAACCTCACTTTGTAATAGCAATGAGGAAGGTGTTTGGCAGCGGATCTCACTACAATCCAGGATAACCTGTGTGTCTCGGAAAAGATGAAATTCCTCTGGCAGATGGGCTCGTACTCTCTCTTCCAAATGCACACTGACCCCAGGACAAAGTACAGGAAGTTGGCCCAGGTTGTTATGATGCGGCTCACAGTGGCCTGATGTACATGGAAGCGATGACCAAGGTCCTTTTGCTTGAGGCCCAAAGCAAGATGCATCATGAACAGGAAGAACTCGTCTATTGCAGGAAGTGCCCGAGTGTTTCCAGCCTCCTTGGTGACTTTGGAGTTGGTGACACGAATCATTCTGTGCATTGCCGGTTCAATCAGTTCCCAGAAGGCCATCAGGTGGTTATAGGTTGCAAATCTGTCAAGAAATAAACGTACATTGGTTCTCACATGGCATAAAAGACTTACACTTAGCTTTATAGTATAGTAATTTCCAGTTTAGGAAATAAGAATGCTGAACTACAAGTAACTGATACAACAATCTTGTAATACATCACGagtcatgaaaatcatggaaTTCGGTATGTATGATTAAACTAACTCTGATTGCTGTTGAAGACAACAGATGTTATTCATACTTATAATTATGTTAGcctatgttgttgttattattttggtcGGTGTAGCCTACTTTTACGTGCAGCTAGCTTATACAACtccaataatatttaataaaaacgtGGACTAGTGTTTTCAAGACAAAGGCAACGCTATTACAAATGCTTATCACAGGCAATATAATTTTACCTTGTATAAAAGCGTATGTCCTCATCGGACCCAGCAAATCTCTGGAGACCAAAGCGAAGTATGATCTTGGTCTGGTCCAACTGCTTCCGTAGATCTTCTATCTCCCTCCTCAACTCCTCATTTTCATGTAATACCATGTCCACAGCTGCAGCTTCGGCAACTGAACAATAATCGTGTCCAGTCCTCTCCACGTCAAAGTCCATATCTTGCTCTACGTCCGAGTCAGGATCAGGGGGCAGCGGTCTCTCTCGCCATTCCCAAACACTCGACCTTGGCGGCTGCACT
It encodes the following:
- the LOC127628354 gene encoding THAP domain-containing protein 1-like, giving the protein MEKRVFRYRKLMRPSSEHCCVPSCVVSARYNSTVSFHSFPVKEDLRKKWIVKIRRDDFQVNKNTKVCSIHFKPDDFMEGTRLRRLKKGAFPTLFEWNRYQVQPPRSSVWEWRERPLPPDPDSDVEQDMDFDVERTGHDYCSVAEAAAVDMVLHENEELRREIEDLRKQLDQTKIILRFGLQRFAGSDEDIRFYTRFATYNHLMAFWELIEPAMHRMIRVTNSKVTKEAGNTRALPAIDEFFLFMMHLALGLKQKDLGHRFHVHQATVSRIITTWANFLYFVLGSVCIWKREYEPICQRNFIFSETHRLSWIVVRSAAKHLPHCYYKVRFFQTISLTAHSRL